Proteins co-encoded in one Opitutus terrae PB90-1 genomic window:
- the fmt gene encoding methionyl-tRNA formyltransferase, with protein MPPLRIVFLGSDPIALPLLEWLAGEGRAIGEIVVVFTQPDRAAGRGQKITPNAIKTWALARGIPVLQPEKVTDEVRTQLAGFAPDVSLVMAYGHILRDEFISTPRLGTLNLHTSILPKYRGASPIQTAVASGDRQTGVTLMRMVRKLDAGPIGDVERVAIELDDTALDVEAKLAAACVPLLQRALPRLRDGTLAFAAQDDSAASYCRKLAKEDGVLDFAMSADVLAARINGLFPWPACSVEIARQPVKFGAATARDLPPSAVGRGKPPGEVLGADTEGLLISTGEGALCVRRMQRPGGRMLPTAEFLRGFPIAVGMRLPSGPMPPLISDAPFPRPAR; from the coding sequence ATGCCACCGCTCCGGATTGTTTTTCTCGGTTCTGATCCGATCGCGCTGCCACTGCTGGAGTGGCTGGCGGGCGAGGGGCGCGCGATCGGCGAGATCGTCGTGGTGTTCACCCAGCCCGACCGTGCGGCCGGTCGCGGCCAGAAAATCACGCCGAACGCGATCAAGACCTGGGCGCTGGCGCGTGGGATTCCCGTGCTGCAGCCGGAGAAAGTGACCGACGAGGTCCGCACGCAGCTCGCTGGCTTCGCGCCTGACGTCTCGCTGGTCATGGCCTACGGGCACATCCTGCGCGACGAGTTCATCAGCACGCCGCGGCTCGGAACGCTGAACCTGCACACGTCGATCCTCCCCAAGTATCGCGGCGCGTCGCCGATCCAGACGGCGGTGGCGAGTGGCGACCGCCAGACGGGCGTCACGCTGATGCGGATGGTCCGAAAACTCGACGCGGGTCCCATCGGCGACGTGGAGCGCGTGGCCATCGAGCTGGACGACACTGCGCTCGACGTGGAGGCGAAGCTCGCGGCGGCCTGCGTGCCGCTGCTGCAACGAGCACTGCCGCGCCTGCGCGATGGCACGCTGGCGTTCGCGGCGCAGGATGACTCGGCGGCGAGTTATTGCCGCAAACTCGCGAAGGAGGATGGGGTGCTGGATTTCGCGATGTCGGCAGACGTTCTCGCGGCGCGGATCAACGGACTCTTCCCTTGGCCGGCCTGCTCCGTGGAGATTGCCCGGCAGCCAGTGAAATTCGGCGCGGCGACGGCGCGCGATCTCCCGCCTTCGGCCGTGGGCCGCGGCAAGCCGCCCGGCGAAGTGCTCGGCGCGGACACCGAGGGGCTGCTGATCTCGACCGGCGAGGGCGCGCTGTGCGTGCGACGGATGCAGCGGCCGGGCGGTCGAATGCTGCCGACGGCGGAGTTTTTGCGCGGCTTTCCCATTGCGGTCGGCATGCGGTTGCCTTCAGGGCCGATGCCGCCGCTGATCTCGGATGCGCCGTTTCCGCGACCGGCGCGGTAG
- a CDS encoding LysM peptidoglycan-binding domain-containing protein, protein MWKTVLWALVLAASASAQTPSVELANLREDVRGLVQRVGELSLRVEQLERENTQLRAQAGEAGRSYATVAQLNEAVAALNQSIRASAASTRSETLQQVSGQMETLAKQTNAAIDSLAKGLATRAPVQTTFTEDYPKEGISYTVQRGDTLAVIARKTGAKVQDIVNANKISDPSRINVGQTLFIPGGK, encoded by the coding sequence ATGTGGAAAACGGTCTTGTGGGCCTTGGTGCTCGCGGCCAGTGCGAGCGCGCAAACCCCGTCGGTTGAACTGGCCAATCTGCGGGAAGACGTGCGCGGACTGGTGCAGCGCGTTGGTGAGCTTTCGCTGCGTGTCGAACAGCTCGAGCGCGAAAACACCCAGCTGCGTGCGCAGGCCGGTGAAGCGGGACGGTCCTACGCCACCGTGGCGCAGCTCAACGAAGCCGTGGCCGCGCTGAACCAGAGCATCCGCGCCAGCGCAGCGAGCACCCGGTCGGAGACGCTGCAGCAGGTGAGCGGGCAAATGGAAACGCTCGCGAAGCAAACCAACGCCGCGATCGACTCGCTGGCGAAAGGCCTGGCCACGCGCGCTCCGGTGCAGACGACGTTCACCGAAGATTATCCGAAGGAAGGCATCAGCTACACGGTGCAGCGCGGCGACACGCTCGCGGTCATCGCGCGCAAAACCGGCGCGAAGGTGCAGGACATCGTCAACGCGAACAAGATTTCCGATCCGTCCCGGATCAACGTCGGCCAGACCCTTTTTATCCCCGGAGGAAAGTAA
- a CDS encoding ParB/RepB/Spo0J family partition protein — MSAAPKSRLGRGLGGLIASAAPAAPQPAAASAATARPAAPAPEVPGYQEVGVHLIEPSPYQARREIPPDQLNELAESIRSEGLLQPIVVRKVGEKFQLIAGERRWRAFQQLKIKTIPARVVEASNASAAALGLIENLQREGLNAIEEAHGFASLIRDFDLTQETAADRVGKARATVANSLRLLSLDGEIQGFIARNLLTVGHAKVLLGIADPAQRSLLARRIIEEGLSVRGTEKLVLARKAAGGHTPKAKNRNLPAKDAEAVAGIEKKLTSHLGARVAVLHTPKKGRIVIEYRGNEDLQRLLEKLGVEA, encoded by the coding sequence ATGTCCGCTGCTCCCAAATCCCGGCTCGGCCGTGGTCTTGGCGGTTTGATCGCCAGTGCCGCCCCCGCCGCTCCGCAACCTGCCGCCGCGTCCGCCGCGACTGCCCGTCCCGCTGCGCCGGCGCCCGAGGTGCCGGGGTATCAGGAAGTCGGCGTGCATCTGATCGAGCCCAGCCCCTATCAGGCGCGGCGCGAAATCCCGCCGGACCAGCTCAACGAACTGGCCGAGAGCATTCGCTCCGAAGGGCTGCTGCAACCGATCGTGGTGCGAAAGGTGGGCGAGAAATTTCAACTGATCGCGGGCGAGCGCCGCTGGCGCGCATTCCAGCAGCTGAAGATCAAGACCATCCCGGCGCGGGTCGTGGAGGCGAGCAACGCCTCGGCCGCGGCGCTCGGTTTGATCGAGAACTTGCAGCGCGAGGGACTGAATGCGATCGAGGAGGCGCACGGTTTTGCCAGCCTGATTCGCGATTTCGATCTCACGCAGGAAACCGCGGCGGATCGCGTGGGCAAAGCCCGCGCGACGGTGGCGAATTCGCTCCGGCTGCTCTCGCTCGATGGCGAGATTCAGGGCTTTATCGCGCGCAATCTGCTGACCGTCGGTCACGCGAAGGTGCTGCTCGGCATCGCCGATCCGGCGCAGCGCAGCCTGCTGGCGCGGCGGATCATTGAGGAAGGCCTGAGCGTCCGCGGCACGGAAAAGCTCGTGCTGGCCCGCAAGGCGGCCGGCGGACACACGCCGAAGGCGAAGAACCGGAATCTTCCCGCGAAGGACGCGGAGGCCGTGGCGGGCATTGAGAAAAAACTCACCTCGCATCTCGGGGCGCGCGTGGCCGTGCTGCACACGCCGAAGAAGGGCCGGATCGTCATCGAGTATCGCGGCAACGAGGATCTCCAGCGGCTGCTCGAGAAACTCGGGGTGGAAGCGTAG
- a CDS encoding pyruvate dehydrogenase complex dihydrolipoamide acetyltransferase, with product MANIIDMPKLSDTMTVGTLVKWLKNEGDTVATGDMLAEVETDKATMELECFFDGTLLKIFAPAGSQVAIGAPLCAIGKPGEKVEAPAAPAAPAAAPQPEKKADDTTTTSPGASTTSKNEVQAQPAAKPAPAAGRVEPSPAPTAPATSPSPSGGRVRISPLARKLAAEKGIDPAQVQGSGPGGRIVRADILAAEKSGSAKAGAAPRGGGAAFTGAAPMRTGPIQEERAVAVSNMRGAIARRLLESKTQLPHFYVDIEIDAEPLLALREQLNRALEAEGVKLSVNDFILKASAEALRRVPQVNSSWEGSQIRYFAAAHVGFAVAMDDGLITPVIRDAHLKSIFAISAEAKALGKRAKEKKLKPEEFTGGTFCVSNLGMMGIPRFTAIINPPNAAILAVGTTVKKPVVKNDQLVVGQTITLTLSCDHRVVDGAVGAQYLGALKQVLEAPALLLV from the coding sequence AGCGACACCATGACGGTGGGCACGCTGGTCAAGTGGCTGAAGAACGAAGGCGACACCGTTGCCACGGGCGACATGCTCGCCGAAGTCGAAACCGACAAGGCTACGATGGAGTTGGAGTGCTTTTTTGACGGTACGCTGCTGAAGATCTTCGCCCCCGCCGGCTCGCAAGTCGCCATCGGTGCGCCGCTGTGCGCGATCGGCAAGCCCGGTGAGAAGGTCGAAGCGCCGGCCGCACCCGCGGCCCCCGCCGCCGCGCCGCAGCCGGAGAAAAAAGCGGACGACACGACCACAACGTCGCCCGGCGCCTCGACGACCTCGAAGAACGAGGTCCAGGCGCAGCCGGCGGCGAAGCCCGCTCCTGCAGCCGGGCGCGTCGAGCCCAGCCCGGCGCCGACGGCCCCGGCTACGTCCCCCTCCCCTTCAGGCGGTCGCGTTCGGATTTCGCCGCTCGCCCGCAAGCTCGCCGCCGAGAAAGGCATCGATCCCGCACAGGTCCAGGGTTCCGGTCCGGGCGGCCGGATTGTGCGCGCCGACATTCTCGCCGCGGAAAAATCCGGCAGCGCCAAAGCCGGCGCGGCCCCTCGCGGGGGTGGCGCGGCGTTCACCGGCGCCGCTCCGATGCGCACCGGCCCAATTCAGGAAGAGCGCGCCGTCGCCGTCTCCAACATGCGCGGCGCGATCGCGCGCCGGCTGCTCGAGTCCAAGACGCAATTGCCCCACTTCTACGTCGACATCGAGATCGACGCCGAGCCGTTGCTCGCGCTGCGCGAGCAGCTCAATCGCGCGCTGGAAGCCGAGGGCGTGAAGCTCTCGGTCAACGACTTCATCCTCAAAGCCAGCGCCGAAGCGCTGCGCCGGGTGCCGCAGGTCAACTCGTCGTGGGAAGGCTCGCAGATCCGCTACTTCGCCGCGGCGCACGTCGGGTTCGCGGTCGCGATGGACGACGGATTGATCACGCCGGTCATCCGGGATGCGCATCTGAAATCGATCTTCGCGATCAGCGCCGAGGCGAAGGCGCTCGGCAAGCGCGCGAAGGAGAAGAAGCTCAAGCCGGAGGAATTCACCGGCGGCACGTTCTGCGTCTCGAATCTCGGCATGATGGGCATCCCGCGGTTCACCGCGATCATCAATCCGCCGAACGCCGCGATCCTCGCCGTCGGCACGACGGTCAAGAAACCGGTGGTGAAGAACGACCAGCTCGTCGTCGGCCAGACGATCACGCTCACGCTGAGCTGCGATCACCGGGTGGTCGACGGTGCGGTCGGCGCGCAATATCTCGGCGCGCTGAAGCAGGTGCTCGAAGCGCCGGCGCTGCTGCTGGTGTAA